A part of Caretta caretta isolate rCarCar2 chromosome 1, rCarCar1.hap1, whole genome shotgun sequence genomic DNA contains:
- the THSD1 gene encoding thrombospondin type-1 domain-containing protein 1, with protein sequence MKQMLKDFSNLLLVVLCDYVLGEMEYLLLERPRHVALSNDTVSVDFQYFVNGNVTAKNVSILLLDASTNQTIAKKQLPPSQLQGMVGFECFYFKSAGDYWFRMISEIDNGTEIHWRGGSTLLSVEWPVFHIDLNRTSEALRSFLQVGLFTNKQLCAMNERVVSLDVIFTNSLYELGRLSSDEALGMRTTKGIFLSGSQWVEFDCPPIDQDMYVTVLLKSLETNSVITSTGPIDLIHKFGYKLVVAPEVMCKSSILVFIVSPPCMAINGKVAVYKEALRRPGERTMWLDENVLRPGSNRTEFNCTLFDMGKNKYCFELFDISSQSQSPPRVKECMVIRRNIETWSLWQPWSPCSVTCGDGVRERHRECLTSLPAKPGCVGTPKETSLCSLEECSIIKPTPPPSVQHQEDQKANNVVTITGISLCLFIILATVLITLWRKLCRAQKCSTSVRRNSVHSPSFHKNSDEENICQAGKQRGSFSEGSEAPPAHAGEPVNIPLTCRKSLQFAQDDDASVSDSFQSNAQKIIPPIFSYRLAQQQLKEMKKKGLTETTKVYHVSQTPLTDTVIDATAVLPLGTENQEEAAAHKFRIKSPFLDQPVNHLKFPREKSNSRVDSVLSQANPVTSPSQTLIRRAHLKYQDNKGEPLERGYHRNPQFRRTASFHETKKVRPYRERSMSTLTSRQIPLYSSRTRTWGQALVDKSRPTSKDADPSSEKFDQSPCTLLTGEPLSYGTKYRHKGGPPVRRPDLISDRQPAGQVAGADKPEPNRSRRGPLPNYRGALRKEPISTLKDNYQQGSALSPLQYRKDKCQSFPTDPEFAFYNNSFGLTESEQWMIDLPGYFGSNEEDETSTLSVEKLVI encoded by the exons ATGAAACAGATGTTGAAAGATTTTTCAAATCTATTGTTAGTTGTGCTCTGTGATTATG TTCTTGGTGAAATGGAATATCTCCTCTTGGAGCGACCACGTCATGTAGCCTTAAGTAACGACACAGTGTCTGTTGATTTTCAGTACTTTGTCAATGGTAATGTGACAGCAAAGAATGTATCCATCCTACTGCTGGATGCCAGCACCAACCAGACGATTGCAAAAAAACAGCTTCCACCAAGCCAGTTACAGGGAATGGTAGGGTTTGAATGTTTCTATTTCAAGAGTGCTGGGGACTATTGGTTCAGAATGATCTCTGAGATTGATAATGGCACTGAAATTCACTGGAGGGGTGGGAGCACCCTCCTAAGTGTGGAATGGCCTGTATTTCACATTGACTTGAACAGGACCTCTGAGGCGCTCAGGAGTTTCCTTCAGGTTGGACTTTTCACGAACAAACAACTGTGTGCTATGAATGAGAGAGTGGTTTCGTTGGACGTGATATTCACCAACAGCCTTTATGAACTAGGAAGATTAAGCTCTGATGAGGCATTGGGAATGCGAACTACCAAAGGAATCTTTCTCTCTGGATCCCAGTGGGTTGAGTTTGACTGCCCACCTATTGATCAAGACATGTATGTCACTGTGTTACTGAAATCATTAGAGACCAACTCAGTCATCACCTCAACAGGGCCCATAGACCTCATCCACAAATTTGGATACAAGCTAGTGGTGGCACCAGAAGTGATGTGCAAGTCGTCCATTCTGGTGTTTATTGTCTCCCCTCCATGCATGGCCATCAATGGGAAGGTTGCTGTGTATAAGGAAGCTCTCAGACGTCCTGGTGAAAGAACGATGTGGCTAGATGAAAATGTCCTACGCCCAGGGAGCAACAGAACAGAATTTAACTGCACTTTGTTTGacatggggaaaaataaatattgcttTGAACTTTTTGACATTTCAAGCCAAAGCCAATCGCCCCCAAGAGTTAAGGAATGTATGGTGATCCGAAGGAATATAG AAACATGGAGCCTGTGGCAGCCCTGGAGTCCTTGCAGCGTGACCTGTGGGGATGGTGTCCGTGAGCGACACAGAGAATGTCTTACATCGCTGCCAGCAAAACCAGGCTGTGTTGGGACACCGAAAGAGACTTCGCTGTGCTCTCTAGAGGAATGTTCTA TTATAAAGCCTACACCCCCTCCTTCTGTACAGCACCAAGAGGACCAGAAAGCTAATAACGTAGTCACCATCACTGGCATCTCCTTGTGCTTGTTCATAATCCTAGCCACTGTTCTCATCACCCTGTGGAGGAAGCTCTGCAGAGCTCAGAAGTGCAGCACCTCTGTGCGCCGTAACTCTGTCCATTCACCCAGCTTCCACAAAAACTCGGATGAAGAAAACATCTGTCAAGCCGGCAAGCAACGGGGGAGCTTTTCCGAGGGCAGCGAAGCACCTCCAGCGCATGCTGGAGAGCCTGTTAACATACCTTTGACCTGCAGGAAGAGCCTTCAGTTTGCTCAAGACGACGACGCCTCTGTCAGTGACAGTTTTCAGTCAAATGCTCAAAAAATAATCCCTCCAATTTTCAGCTATCGCCTTGCACAGCAACAGCTGAAAGAGATGAAGAAGAAAGGCCTGACTGAAACCACAAAGGTGTATCATGTATCTCAGACGCCTCTGACTGACACCGTTATCGATGCCACAGCTGTGCTTCCCCTGGGCACAGAAAACCAGGAGGAGGCTGCTGCACACAAATTCAGGATCAAATCTCCATTTCTGGATCAGCCAGTCAATCATCTCAAATTCCCTAGGGAAAAATCTAATTCTAGGGTGGACTCTGTACTGTCACAGGCCAATCCTGTAACAAGCCCTAGTCAGACCCTCATTAGACGAGCTCACCTGAAATACCAAGATAACAAAGGGGAGCCATTGGAGAGAGGCTATCACAGAAACCCACAGTTCAGAAGAACAGCCAGTTTCCATGAAACTAAAAAGGTCAGGCCCTATAGGGAACGGAGCATGTCCACTCTTACCTCACGGCAGATTCCTCTTTATAGCTCCAGGACCAGAACTTGGGGTCAGGCACTGGTAGACAAGTCCCGGCCGACATCTAAAGATGCTGATCCAAGTTCTGAAAAGTTTGACCAGTCTCCTTGCACTCTGTTAACTGgtgaaccactgagctatggcaCAAAATACCGGCACAAAGGGGGTCCTCCAGTGAGGAGGCCGGATCTGATCAGTGACCGTCAGCCTGCAGGCCAAGTAGCAGGAGCTGACAAACCAGAGCCAAACAGAAGTAGGAGGGGCCCTTTGCCAAACTATCGAGGGGCTTTGAGGAAAGAACCCATCTCAACTCTGAAAGATAATTACCAGCAAGGCAGTGCTCTAAGCCCTCTCCAGTACAGAAAAGACAAATGCCAGAGCTTCCCCACAGACCCTGAATTTGCCTTTTACAATAATTCTTTTGGCTTAACAGAATCGGAGCAATGGATGATTGACCTGCCTGGATATTTTGGTTCAAATGAAGAAGATGAAACAAGTACTTTAAGTGTTGAGAAACTGGTGATCTGA